The following is a genomic window from Vicinamibacteria bacterium.
TGACCTGGGGGCCCGCACGATCAGCGATCGCCTGGACCTGCCCCTGGGATCGCTCACGGCCCTGGTGGGCGCGCCCTACTTCCTCCTCGCCCTGCGCGGACAGGAGGGGCGCGCGTGACTGTGCGGCTGGAAGCCCGCGATCTCTCCGTGGTGCGCGGATCGAGGCAGGTGCTCCACAGCGTGAGCCTGGCCCTGGGGGCGGGGGAGTCGCTGGCCCTGGTGGGACCCAATGCCGCGGGCAAGTCGACGCTGGTGCGGACGCTGGCCGGGCTTCTCCCCCCTTCCGGGGGCGTCGTGGAGCTGAACGGCCGGCCTCTGGCTGCGTGGGCGCGAGGCGCCCTCGCGCGGCACGTGGCCCTGGTGACCCCGGAGGAGGAAGGCCCACCCGCCCTGAACGTGGAGGATCGTGTGGCCCTGGGACGCTACCCGCACCGCGGGCCGTTCTTGCCTCTGACCGCCCGTGACCGCGCCGCGGTGGCTCAGGCCCTCGAGCGGACGGGCATCGCCCCCCTCGCGCGGCGTCGGCTCGGCACCCTCTCCGCCGGGGAGCGCCAGCTCGCGGCCTTGGCCCGGGGGCTGGCCCAGGAGCCGGAGGTGCTGCTGCTCGACGAGCCCTCCGCCCATCTGGACATCGGCCACCAGCTCGCCCTCTTCCGCGTCCTCGACGAGGCGCGCTCGCGAGGGCTCGCGGTCCTGGCCGTCGTCCACGACTTGCAGCGCGCTGCGGCCTGGGCCGGGCGCATGGCCCTGCTGAGCGAGGGACGCATCGCGGCGGAGGGCTCTCCCGCCGAGGTCCTGGCCGGAGAAGCCGCGTCCGTTGCCTTCGGGGTCTTTATCCGAGCCCACCCTGCCCCGGGGCGGGCCGAGATTCTCTACGGCTTCGACGAGCGGCCCTAGGCGTCGCCGACGAGGGCTTTTCGCGCTTCCCCCAACCGGATCATGACGACATAGAGGTGATGCGCTTCGTGGAGAAGAAAGAACTCCAACCACCCGGGGATGGTCATCTCTCCGAATAGGGGATGGACGCCGACGCGCTCGAGCCGGGCGGGTGGGAGCTCCCGGATGCGGCCGAGGATCTCGCCCCGGAGCCCTCGCAGGCGGGAGAGCACCTCGTCAGTGGGGAGGGCGGACCAGCGAGGCCAGTCGGGATCCTCTTCGGCGCGATACCTCGCCAGTTGCGGACGCTCCTCCCCCAGGATCCGGCCGAGCCGCTCCTGGAGGATTTCATGATGCCGGGCCAGGTGGGCAAGGTTCTCGTGCGCCGACCACTTTCCCGTAGGCGGCCTCCAGGCCAGGAGCGACGGCCTTGATTCCCCGAGGATGGAAGGCAGGGCCTCGAGCTGCGCAGCGAGGCGGACGAGAGTGGTTTCGCGGAGCATTCTCTCTCAGCCGCGGGGCCTCTCCGTCGGCGGGGCCGGGCCCGGCCCGGGGAGCCTCGTCTTTCGTCCCCCCGCCTCCTCCCCCGCAAGGAGTGCCTCCTCGTCCGGGTAAGCGTAGATCGTCGGGGCCAGCTGCTGCATCAGCCCGCCCGTGTCGGCGCTGGGGCCGTAGGTGCTGTGCAAGTCCCGTCCCAACATGCGCAGGAGGGCCGTCTGCTGACCCCGATGATGGGCGGTGTGGGCCACCCGCCTCACCATGATCCAGGTGCGAGGCCGGGCGACCTCAAAGAAGGGCACCGCTTCCTCCCACCACCCCTCGCCCTGCCCGCGCAGGGCCTGAAGGCGACGGGCGGAATCCCGGGCGTACTCCCGGATGAACCCGAGCCGCGTCTCGGCCTCCGGCAGGGGCCGCGCGCCCACGTCGATGCCAAGCAGCTTTCGAAACCAAAGGTTCTCGCTCATGCACTGGTGAACCATCTGTTCTTGGACGCTGCGGCCGCGATTGTCCACGGGATGGGGACGGACGGAGAGGTCCTCGTCCCGGAACATCGCCCATACCCCGAGCACCTTGAGGCGCTCCGTCCCGTAGGTCTCGGATAGGAAGGCATAGCGCATGATTTCACCTTGGCCCGTGGATGGGGTCAGGCCTCCGGGACGAGCTCCGGCAACGCCGGCGGGATCGTAGCACTTCTCCCCAAGACGGGGCGTGCCGGCCGGAACTCTCTGGCCATCTGGCGCGTAATAGGGTACGAGGGATCGATCCCGGGGGGTCAGGGTGACCAAATTTCTTCTATGGTGCCTCCTGCTCGTCTTATGCTGGCCTCTGGCCTTGCTTGCGGTCGTACTCTATCCCCTCGTCTGGCTGCTGCTCATCCCCTTCCGCCTGGTGGGGTTCGCGGTGGAGGGGGTCCTGGGCCTGGTGAAGGGCCTCATCCTCCTACCGGGCCGGATCCTACTGGGGCCCCGGCATCTCTGAGCGGGGTCCGGGGGTGCCCGGGACACAGCCAGGCCGCTACCCCGCGATCGCCACCCGGTGCCGATCGACCCTTGCCGCCGCCGCGATGATCAGGCCGACGCCGAAGAGACACACGAAAGCCACCGCCTCCGCGCTGGGGGGAGGTGACCCCACCACGTTTGCCACGTAGACGGTGCCCAGAAACCCGACCAGGGCTGCGAGGCCATAGCTGCCGACCCGATCCCGGGCCCGGGTGGCGGTCAGGTAGAGCGCGACTCCCCCCAGGAAAAGGACGCTCTCCACGACAAGGGTGGCGGGGACGGAGTTCCAGAGACCGAGCCCCAGGCGAGGCGAGGGCCCCGGAAAAAGCGGCATGTCCGGCCGATGACTCACGCAATCGAGGATCCAGTGGCTCAAGACCAGCAGCCCGATCAACACCGCGGCCGAAGGCCGATGCTTTGAGGCGTAGTGAAGCCCGCCCATCAGGCTGGCCCAGAGGGCGACGGCCAGTAGGCTGTGCGAAAAGGGATAGGAATCGAATCTCAGGGGTGTGAACGCGGTATCACCGCGCGCGATCGAAACATGCTCCACTCCCGCGAGGACAAGGCCCGGCCAGAGCATGTCCGGAAGCTGGGCCGCAAGAAAATAAGTCCCTAGGGACACCTTTGGATCGGCCTTCTTGGCGGCGAATGCGAGGGCAAAGTGTCCCAAGAACACGTGTTGTACTCCCCCGAAAAGACTCCCCTCACGTTCCACCCGGGAAGGGGCGGCTGGCCCCGAGCATAGCTCTTCTGGGCATTGCCTATTAGCCGCTCGCGATCCCTATTCGGGGCTGGCGGTCCGCACGCTCGAGCGAGAACGCGGGCTCCCTTTTCGCCCTAATCTACACCTGCCCGTTCGCGCGGGCCGCCATCGGGTGCGGGCTGTGAGGGCCCACACGTCCGCCCCCTCCCCGGTTACCGTCTTTGACTCCGAAGGGTGGCGCGGTTGAGAGGGCTACCGGGGGAATCATGAGGACCATGGGCGCGACCGTCCCGGAGCCACACGACGGAGGGGAGAAAGACCTCGCTACTTGTGACCATTGTCACCTCCGGCTGGACGCCTCTGAACCGCGGACGACGGTGGGAACGGCCATTTTTCACCGCCACCCCAACTGTTACCTGAGGAAGCTCTTTGCCATCCATCACTGAGCTGGGTCGGGGGGCCCTCGGCGCACGACGGCCGCTCGGAGTCTCCCCCGCTAGGGCCGCCGTTCAGCCAGGACCAGCCTGGCGACAAGCGCCGCTTGTTTCTGGTCTTGAGCCCAGGGGGGCCCGAGCGGTCGGCCGAGCTCGACGATTTCCCGGCCCAGATCTGCCGCCGACAGACGGAGGGCGAGCGAAGCCTGCTTCATGAGATCGCGTTCGCGAACCTCCACAACCGGAAGGTCGAGATGCTCAGCCGCGCTCTTGAGCGCCTCGCGGAAGTGGTTCCCGTCCGCGGTGTGAATGAGGGCGTGAGAGGCCAGGGTGGTGGCCAGGCTCGCTCCGACCCGGCCCGAGCTCTGGAGAATGCCGCAGCCCACGATCCCCTGGCCACGTTCGCGAGCCTCCGCGATGACGTCCCCCAGAGCCCGCACGGCCATCCGCTCAGCCGTCTCCCGGAAACGCTTCAGCAGAGCCGACGCCTTCGCGAGCTCAAGGCCCTCCGCCGCGTGGTAGGGCTGTTGTGATCCGGGCAGTTGGGGATCCGCCATCTCGATGCGCCGCCGCGCGCTGATCTCGGGCGCGCGAGCCGGTCCGCCGACCACGACCAGCGCCGCCCAGCCCGAGTGGACGCGCAGGCCAAGCGCGGCCGGAATGGTTCTCGCCACCGAGTGCCTCCTCCCCTGCTGGCTTTGCGGTTACGGGAGTCCCGCCCCCCCCCGTGGGGCGGGCTCGAAGCTCTAGGGCACCAAGCCGCTATCGTCCGGATGACCGCGGGGTGGCCCACCCGGGAAGGTGTCGACACGGAAGTACCCCCAGATCCGTCTAGCGCACCCTAGAGAGGAGCAGGGGGTTGTACTTGGCCGCATAGAGTCGGGTCAGCATTTGGAAGCGCTGCTGGTACTTTGTTCCCGGGTTGTCGCTGGTTCCCGCCACGGCCACGACCCGGCAGCCCTTGGGAAGGTTCTGCCGATCACCCTCGACTCCGGGCGCTTCCAGAACCGATCCCCGGAGTCCAAAGAGCCGGTGATCCCCGCTCTTGACCGCCTGCTCCACGTCCGCGTTCACGTCCGCGGCCTCCAAGATGGCGATGGCCTTCATGTAGTCCTCATCCATCAGCTTGGCTTTCATGAGCATTGCCGCCGTCACGCTCGGCTCGGGAGTGGCGGCGGGTGTTTCCATCACCGCGCCCAGCTGTTTGGGCTGCTCCGTCGCTTTGCGCGAGCAGGACGTGAACAGGCCGGATACGACAACGAGGCCCCAGATCACACCCCTTGACCAAGGCACCTTCATTGGCCCTCCTTCATGGCTTACCTCACCGATACGTGGTTCTTTGGCGTCCCGCCACTACCAATGCCGCCGGCCGGGGACGACTCGTCAGATCAAGCGCCGGTCAAGTATTGCCGAGGGTTTCGGCCTTCCGTCGATCAGTGCGTTGGCTCACGCACGCTCTTCAAAAACGTCCCTAGGACCGAGAGGGCGTCCGGCCCAAAGGGCGCCTCGAACGTGACGAGCATGAGGCCCCCGGAGGCCTGGAGGATGGCGGTTGCAAAGAGAACCGCTCCGTCCAGAGTCTTTGCGAGGACCGTCCAACAGGGGAGGTCCGAGGCTCCTTCGTCGCGAAAGAGTGGTTTGAAGACCTTCAAGCCCGCTCGCTTCATCCCTTGCTTGGCTACTCGGAGCGCCGTCTGCAGGCGCTGTTCCCCGACGCTCGACCGCGTGGGCGACAGCCCCTGAGCGTCGTCGATTGTCGTCGAGATGGTGAGCTCCTCGTTGCGGGCTCCTCGGTAGACGTAACGGCTGTCGTTCACCGCCTCCGCCCAGCCCTCGGGAGCATCGTACTGGAAGTAGTGACCTCTCCTCAGCACCCTTCATGCCTCCGACCAGGGTCTCCTGAGGCCCGCTTGCCTCGCCGAGACGGCCCGGCCTCCGGGACCCCGGCGCCCGCGGCGCGCCTAGACTCCATCGGAGTCGGCGTCCTCGGCGTGCCGTTCACGCGGCGTCCGCCAAACGTCAGCGGGGATCTCACGCTCCACGTCCTTAACCTCCGGCCCTCGTGGCCGTAGCCCCCGGTCATGTGGGCGAGTCAGGATGCCACGCTACCACGAACCGACACCGAATCAGGTCCGATAGCCTTGGGCAACCTCTGCTCGGTCGCAACCGGCGGTCGGGGGTCGCGTTCGATCGGGCGCTCCAAGGCCACGTCGGATGCCCGAGCGCCGCCCGACTGCTGTTGTCTCTCGCCCAGGCTCGGTGGCTCCCCGCAAAGGTTCCGGTCCGGTGAGGCTGGCGCGTCGGGAGGCGGGCGGGCCGCCCTGGACTCCTTACCTTTGTCTGGCCACCGTGAGGCCGGCCCACAGCGCTTCTTTGCACGGGAGGCAGATCCCGTGGGTCAATTGCGGAGCCTCCCCGAGGAAGAACTCGAGTCGCTGCGCCGCGGCCTCCACTTCAACCCATGGGCCCTCCGGCAGCTTCACCTTCTTGCACCAGCTGCACAGGGTCAGCAGCGGCTGCGACCCGGGGGCACCGTCGGAAGACGCTCCCGGGACCAGTTGCTCGACCAGCACGGTGTGATACCGGCACTCCAGCCCCCCCCCTTCGAGGGGCAGCACCTCTATCTCCATATGGCGCCGCTCGCTCGAAGACTCGGAGGTGAAAGGAATGCGAATCGGCTGTCCCGTCCTCCGGACGCGCCGGAACACCAGCTCGTAGAGAGGGAAAAGCCGCGCCTCGGGGGCGAAGTCGAAGAAGGGTCGACCCACGACCGAGCCCGGCGCATGGGCCTGAGTGTCGTTGCCCCGGGCCAACTGAAGCCACTCCTCGCTTGCAAAGACAATGGCATCAGCAACATCCAGGTGCACGACACTCCCCAGAATTATCACACCATTATCTTAACACGGGCATCCGAAAGGGGCACGCGCCGGGCCCAGCGACCCGGAGGCGCCCCGGCGGGGCGGGGCGGGTCTCGCCCGCCGCTCGAGACCCCAAAAGCCCCACAGTCCCATCGCTAGCCGAGCGCCCTGGCGACCGCGTCGGCCAGCGTCTTCACTACCTTCAGCCGGGCGTGGAGCTTGTCGTTGGCTTCCACCACCGTCCAGGGGGCGTAGGGAGTGGATGTCCGGGCCAGCATCTCCTCCACCGCCTCTAGATAGTCGCCCCAGCGCGCGCGGTTCCGCCAGTCCTCGGCAGTCAGCTTGTAGGAGCGGAAGGGGTCGCGCTCGCGGCCGCGGAAGCGGCGGAGCTGCTCCTCCCTCGAGATGTGCAGCCAGAACTTCTGGATCACCATGCCGAACGAGGCCTGCTGGGCTTCGAACTCGTTGATCTCACGGTACGCCCGCCTCCACTCGTCCACCGAGCAAAAGCTCTCCACGCGCTCCACTAGGACCCGGCCGTAGTAGGAGCGGTCGAAGACTCCGAGGTGCCCGGCCCGGGGCAGCGCCCGCCAGAACCGCCATAAATGATGATGCGACCGCTCCTCCCCCCGGGGGGCCGAGAACGACGACACCGTGAAGCCCCGCGGCTCCAGGGTCTCCGTGACCCGCTTGATGGCCCCGCCTTTGCCGGCCGCATCCCAGCCCTCGAACACGGCCAGGAGGGGGACCTGGTGCTCGTACATCTGGAAGTGGAGCCCCCGCAGGCGGAGTTGTTGGGTAGCGATGCGGGTCCGATAGGCGCGCTCGCCCACGCGCTTGCCCAGATCGACGCTCTCAAGCACCGCCGCCCTCCTCCTCCATCGGCAGGCCCGCCTCCTGGGCGACGGAGCGTGCCCTTGCCAGCCCCTCCTGCTCCCTCCGCGCGCGCTCCGCGCGGGTGGCCTCCTCGGCCAAGCGGGTGCGGCTCACCGCGGCCGGGGTCTCCTTCCGCCGACCGAGGGTTTCCTCCATCCGTCGAATCAACGTCTCGAAGACCTTCACCCGCGCCCAGCGGGCGTCGGTGGCCTCCACGATGGTCCAGGGGGCGTAGGGGGTGTCCGTGCGGGTCAACATCTCCTCCCCCGCCTCCACCCACCGGTCGTAGTGCCGGTTGCGGCGCCAGTCCTCCTTCGCCACCTTCCAACGCTGCAGGGGGTCCTTCTCCATCTCCTTGAGCCGTCGACCCTGCTCGGCGCGGGAGATGTGAAAGAAGAACTTGAGCAGGACCTGGCCGTCGTCCGCCAGCCAGCGCTCAAAAGCGTTTATCTGCTCGTAGGCCTCGCGCCACACCTTTTTCCTCACCACCTTGTCGACCCGCTCCACGAGCACGCGTCCGTACCAGGAGTGGTCGAAGAGGGCCATGTGACCGTCCTCGGGAAGCCGGATCTGGTAGCGCCAGAGCCAGTGGTAGCGCCGCTCCAGCTCGGAGGGCGGGGAGGCGGGATAGGCGCGGAAGGCGCGGGGGTCCAGGCCCCCGGTCAGGCGCTGGATGACGCTGCCCTTCCCCGCCGCATCCCAGCCTTCGAACACGACGAGGGTGGGGATCTCCGCATCCCGGAGCCGGTATTGGAGCTGACGGATGCGCTCCTGCAGCCCCGGAAACACCTTCTGATAGCGGGTGCGGGAAAGGCTCCGTCCGAGATCGATGGTCTCCAGCAAGCCGCCCCAGCATAGGCACGGGCGGGGCTGGCCTGTCAATGGAGCGCAGCGTCGATGAAGGACAGGAGCCGTGCTATGATCGCCGTTCCCCGGAGGTCCAGGCATGGCTTACTTCGACGTCGATCCCTTGCTCGAGGCCATGCTGGACGCCGCGCCCGGCATTTCGGACCTCAACCTCTCGGTGGGCCGGCCGCCCCAGGTGGAGGTGGACGGAGCTCTCCGGCCCGTTTCTTTCGCCGGCATCGAGCGTCTGCTCCCCTACCACACGGAACTGATCGCGATGCGGCTGCTGGCCGGCAAGCGCGACAACGCGGACAAGCTGGTGCGCACGGGCTCGGTGGACCTCTCTTACAGCCTGGCCCGTCGGACCCGCTTCCGGGCGAACGTGTTCTCCCAGAGGGGCAGCTTCTCGATTGCCCTCCGCGTGATCCCGAACAAGGTGCCCAGCATCGAGGAGCTCGGGATCCCGTCCCAGCTCAACGAGATCGCGGGTGAGCGAAACGGGATTGTCCTCGTGACGGGTCCGACCGGCTCCGGAAAGTCGACCACCCTCGCCGCCATCATCAACAAGATCAACCGCGAGGAGAGCATCCACGTCATCACCATCGAGGACCCCATCGAGTACCTCCACCCCCACCAGAAGGCGACCATCAACCAGCGCGAGGTGGGCTCGGACACCCAGACCTTCGCCCTCGCCCTCCGGGCCGCCCTCCGCCAGGCTCCCAAGGTCATCCTGGTGGGCGAGATGCGGGATGTGGAGACGATCTCGATCGCGCTGGAGGCCTCGGAGACCGGGCACCTGGTCCTCTCCACCCTCCACACCATCGACGCCGCCAAGACCGTGGACCGCATCGTGGGCGTGTTCCCCAAGAATGAAGAACGCCAGGTCCGGACACGCTTCGCCCAGTCCTTCAAGTGGATCGTGAGCCAGCGCCTGGTCCCCAAGATCACGGGAGGGCGGATGGCGGTGTGCGAGATCTTGCGCAACAACTCCCGCACCAAGGAGTACATCGCGGAAGGGGAGCGGGAGGGCAAGAGCCTGGTCGAGGCCATGGAGGACGGCGTCCTGGAAGGAATGCAGAGCTTCGACCACGAGCTGGAGCGCCTCATCAACACGGGCGTGATCGAACGCGAGATCGGCCTGTCTTACGCCACCAACCGAACCAACCTCCAGCTCCGGTTGGACACCCAGGGTTCGGACGCGGAGGAGAAGAAACCCGCCCCCCGGCCCAGCCCCACCCCCGCCCAGGGCGTGCGCCGGGCGACGAACCCCCCGGCCGTGGATGGCGGGTTCGACGACCTGATCGAGAGGTAGAGCGTGCAGGCCCTCTGTCCGCAGTGCTCGCAGCGGATCGTGATCGACGACGCCAAGGTCCCGGACCGGCCCTTCAGCGTGAAATGCCCCAAGTGCCAAGGGGTGGTGAAGCTGCAGGGCAAGGGGGCGGGCCCCGAGGCGGCCGCTCCCCCTCCCCCGCCCCCGGAATCCGCTCCCGCATCACCCTCCGCCCCCGCCACGGACGAGCTGCGGTCGCACATGATGAGCCAGATCCGCCGGGAGCTAGCCGGGGGGGAGGCGCACCAGCCGCGCGCGCTGGTGTCCTTTCCCGACCACAGCCCCGCGGCCGGCGTCGCCCCCCTCCTGACCCGCCTGGGCTTCGTGGTGGACTCCGCGGAGGGGCACGACGAGGGGGCGCGCCTCGTCGAGCAGGGGGTCTATTCGCTGGTGGCCACGGCTCGGGTGCAGGCCGCCCCCGGAAAAGGGGAGACCCTCTACCAGCGGATCAGCCGCTTGAGCCCGGAAGCGCGGCGTCGGCTCTTCTTGCTCCTGGTGGGGGACGAGTTCAAGAGCGGGGACGGCACCCAGGCCTTCGTGGCTCTGGCCGACCTCGTCTTGAGCACTCGTGACGCGGCGGCGGCGGAGGGCACCATCCGCAACACCCTGGCCGAGCGCACCCGCGTGTACCAAGCCTTCACCGACGCCCGGCGGCGTTTCGAGGCCGCGGCGACCTAGCCGCTCCCGGTGTCGCTCTCGGGGCGGCCGCGCCGCCGAGCCAGCTCCGTCTCGCGAGGAGGGGGCTACTCCCGCGAGGCGGCCGCGGGCAGGTAGGTGGTGAGCACGTAGTCCCGGACCATGCGGTGGGCGCTGAACGGGCCCACGATGGACTCGATGGAGGCCTTCATGGTCTCGATCCAGAGGCCGGGGAGTCCGCCCGCCTCGCGGGCGAAGAAGCGGGGAACGACCTCCTCCGCCAGCACCTGGTAGAGGGCCTGCGCATCCGCGCGGTCCTGGGCCGTGACGTCGGGGTCCACCCGGCCGTCCCCGATGGCCCAGCCATTGTCCCCCCGGAAACCCTCCACCCACCAGCCGTCCAGGATGCTCACGTTCACGCCCCCGTTGATGGGGCTCTTCTGGCCGCTGGTGCCGCTGGCCTCGTGGGGCCGCCGCGGGGTGTTGAGCCAGACGTCGCAGCCCTGCACCATCATCCGGCCCATCTCGATGTCGTAGTCCTCCAGGAACACCAGCTTTCCCTTGAACTCCCCCTGGGTGAGCACGACCAGTCGCCGGATCACCTCCTGCCCCTCGCGGTCCGCGGGGTGGGCCTTGCCCGCGAAAATGAACTGCACCGGGCGGTCGGGATCGGAGAGGAGGGCGCGCAGCCGTTCCAGGTCGGAGAGGATCAGCACCGCGCGTTTGTAGGTGGCAAACCGGCGGGCGAAGCCGATGGTGAGGGCGTGGGGGTCGAGGAGACCTTCCACCGTCCTGAGCTCGCCCGGGGAGAGCCCGTGGCGCGCGGACTGCAAGCGCACGCGCTCGCGAACAAAGCGAACCAGGCGCTCCTTCTGCGAGCGGTGGGCGGCCCAAAGCTCGCCGGCCTGTACCCCGCGGATGCCCGTCCAGTACTCCGGCTCCAAGAGGTGATCGTTCCAGTCTGGGCCCAGGTGGTGGGCGTAGAGGGCGCGCATCTCGGGGCCCACCCAGCTCTCGGTATGGACCCCGTTGGTGATGGACCCCACCGGCTGCTCGGGCGCCCCCGGCCAGAGGTGGCGCCACATCGCAGAGGAGACCTGTCCGTGCAGCTTGCTCACCCCATTGACGCGGGAGGAGAGCCGGATGGCGAGGGCGGTCATGTTGAAGTTGCCGTTGTCGGCGCCCAGGGCCAGGGCCTCATCCGGCTCGCAGCCCACCTCTCGGATCCAGAAGTCGAGGTAGCGGCGCACCAGCGCGCGGTCGAAGGTCTCGTTGCCGGCGGGGACGGGGGTGTGGGTAGTGAAGACCGCGTCCCGGGCCACGGCTCTCAGGGCTTCGGCCAGGCCCTCGCCGTGGTGCACCCGCTCGCGGGCCCGCTCCATGCCCAGGAAAGCCACGTGGCCCTCGTTCATGTGCCAGACGGCAGGAAAGATGCCGAGGGCGCCCAGGGCCCGCACCCCACCCACCCCGAGCACGATCTCCTGGCAGAGCCGCATCTCCCGCCCTCGAACGTAGAGGACGCCGGTGATGGGGCGGTCGGCGGGGTCGTTCAGGGGGATGTCGGTATCCAGCATGAGGACGGGGACCAGACCCACCTGTGCCTTCCAGACCGCGGCCTGGACGATACGGCCGGGCAGGTCGATGGGCACGGTGAGGACGCCCCCCCCGGGGGCCTGCACGGGCCGCACGGGCAGGCGGGCAAAGTCGTAGTCCGGGTAGATGTGCTGCTGGAAGCCGTCGGCATCC
Proteins encoded in this region:
- a CDS encoding ABC transporter ATP-binding protein, producing the protein MTVRLEARDLSVVRGSRQVLHSVSLALGAGESLALVGPNAAGKSTLVRTLAGLLPPSGGVVELNGRPLAAWARGALARHVALVTPEEEGPPALNVEDRVALGRYPHRGPFLPLTARDRAAVAQALERTGIAPLARRRLGTLSAGERQLAALARGLAQEPEVLLLDEPSAHLDIGHQLALFRVLDEARSRGLAVLAVVHDLQRAAAWAGRMALLSEGRIAAEGSPAEVLAGEAASVAFGVFIRAHPAPGRAEILYGFDERP
- a CDS encoding DinB family protein produces the protein MLRETTLVRLAAQLEALPSILGESRPSLLAWRPPTGKWSAHENLAHLARHHEILQERLGRILGEERPQLARYRAEEDPDWPRWSALPTDEVLSRLRGLRGEILGRIRELPPARLERVGVHPLFGEMTIPGWLEFFLLHEAHHLYVVMIRLGEARKALVGDA
- a CDS encoding DinB family protein — encoded protein: MRYAFLSETYGTERLKVLGVWAMFRDEDLSVRPHPVDNRGRSVQEQMVHQCMSENLWFRKLLGIDVGARPLPEAETRLGFIREYARDSARRLQALRGQGEGWWEEAVPFFEVARPRTWIMVRRVAHTAHHRGQQTALLRMLGRDLHSTYGPSADTGGLMQQLAPTIYAYPDEEALLAGEEAGGRKTRLPGPGPAPPTERPRG
- a CDS encoding metal-dependent hydrolase — its product is MFLGHFALAFAAKKADPKVSLGTYFLAAQLPDMLWPGLVLAGVEHVSIARGDTAFTPLRFDSYPFSHSLLAVALWASLMGGLHYASKHRPSAAVLIGLLVLSHWILDCVSHRPDMPLFPGPSPRLGLGLWNSVPATLVVESVLFLGGVALYLTATRARDRVGSYGLAALVGFLGTVYVANVVGSPPPSAEAVAFVCLFGVGLIIAAAARVDRHRVAIAG
- a CDS encoding UDP-galactose-lipid carrier transferase: MLETIDLGRSLSRTRYQKVFPGLQERIRQLQYRLRDAEIPTLVVFEGWDAAGKGSVIQRLTGGLDPRAFRAYPASPPSELERRYHWLWRYQIRLPEDGHMALFDHSWYGRVLVERVDKVVRKKVWREAYEQINAFERWLADDGQVLLKFFFHISRAEQGRRLKEMEKDPLQRWKVAKEDWRRNRHYDRWVEAGEEMLTRTDTPYAPWTIVEATDARWARVKVFETLIRRMEETLGRRKETPAAVSRTRLAEEATRAERARREQEGLARARSVAQEAGLPMEEEGGGA
- a CDS encoding PilT/PilU family type 4a pilus ATPase, whose product is MAYFDVDPLLEAMLDAAPGISDLNLSVGRPPQVEVDGALRPVSFAGIERLLPYHTELIAMRLLAGKRDNADKLVRTGSVDLSYSLARRTRFRANVFSQRGSFSIALRVIPNKVPSIEELGIPSQLNEIAGERNGIVLVTGPTGSGKSTTLAAIINKINREESIHVITIEDPIEYLHPHQKATINQREVGSDTQTFALALRAALRQAPKVILVGEMRDVETISIALEASETGHLVLSTLHTIDAAKTVDRIVGVFPKNEERQVRTRFAQSFKWIVSQRLVPKITGGRMAVCEILRNNSRTKEYIAEGEREGKSLVEAMEDGVLEGMQSFDHELERLINTGVIEREIGLSYATNRTNLQLRLDTQGSDAEEKKPAPRPSPTPAQGVRRATNPPAVDGGFDDLIER
- a CDS encoding zinc-ribbon domain-containing protein, translated to MQALCPQCSQRIVIDDAKVPDRPFSVKCPKCQGVVKLQGKGAGPEAAAPPPPPPESAPASPSAPATDELRSHMMSQIRRELAGGEAHQPRALVSFPDHSPAAGVAPLLTRLGFVVDSAEGHDEGARLVEQGVYSLVATARVQAAPGKGETLYQRISRLSPEARRRLFLLLVGDEFKSGDGTQAFVALADLVLSTRDAAAAEGTIRNTLAERTRVYQAFTDARRRFEAAAT
- the glgP gene encoding alpha-glucan family phosphorylase: MEIHTLETADIELPPDLARLRELAYDLWWSWSPLAPRLFAWIDPEHWRRYHNPVQLLINVEPKQWGRLLADPEFRRTYEAVILALDAYRSRSRWFAKTAQALSAPVAYFSMEFGLHESLGVYSGGLGVLSGDHCKAASDLGVPLVGVGLLYRSGYFRQTVDADGFQQHIYPDYDFARLPVRPVQAPGGGVLTVPIDLPGRIVQAAVWKAQVGLVPVLMLDTDIPLNDPADRPITGVLYVRGREMRLCQEIVLGVGGVRALGALGIFPAVWHMNEGHVAFLGMERARERVHHGEGLAEALRAVARDAVFTTHTPVPAGNETFDRALVRRYLDFWIREVGCEPDEALALGADNGNFNMTALAIRLSSRVNGVSKLHGQVSSAMWRHLWPGAPEQPVGSITNGVHTESWVGPEMRALYAHHLGPDWNDHLLEPEYWTGIRGVQAGELWAAHRSQKERLVRFVRERVRLQSARHGLSPGELRTVEGLLDPHALTIGFARRFATYKRAVLILSDLERLRALLSDPDRPVQFIFAGKAHPADREGQEVIRRLVVLTQGEFKGKLVFLEDYDIEMGRMMVQGCDVWLNTPRRPHEASGTSGQKSPINGGVNVSILDGWWVEGFRGDNGWAIGDGRVDPDVTAQDRADAQALYQVLAEEVVPRFFAREAGGLPGLWIETMKASIESIVGPFSAHRMVRDYVLTTYLPAAASRE